ACGACGGGAAGGCTGGGGCGACACATGGGACACAAGGGTGGCGGCATCGGGCGGCGCGGACTGGTCGCGGGGGCGACGGGGCTGGTGGCGTCCCTGCTGGTCAGCGGGGACGCGACGGGCGCGGCGGGCCCCTGGGGAAACGGCAACGGCACTGGGCACGGCCACGGCGGCCGGGGCGGTGACGGGGACCGGCGCGGGGACGGCAAGGGCCGGCGCGGGGGCCTGCGGGCGGAGGAGTTCCGCGGGATGTGGGTGGCGACGGTCACCAACCGCGACTGGCCCTCCCGCACCGGGCTGTCCGCCGCCGAGCAGCGCGCCGAGCTGACGGCCCTGCTCGACCAGGCCGTGAAGCGCCGCCTCAACGTGGTGATCCTCCAGGTCAGGCCCACCGCCGACGCGCTGTGGCCGTCGCCGTACGAGCCGTGGGCCCAGTGCCTCACCGGCGTCCAGGGCCGGGACCCCGGCTGGGACCCGCTCGGCACCGCCGTCGCGGAGGCCCACCGGCGGGGCCTGCAACTGCACGCCTGGTTCAACCCGTACCGCGTCGCCGTCCACGCCGACCCGTCCCGGCTGGCCGCCGACCACCCGGCGCGCCGCAACCCGGACTGGGCCGTCCCGTACGGCGGGAAGCTCTACTACAACCCGGGGCTGCCGCAGGTCCGCCGCTTCGTCCAGGACGCGATGCTCGACGCCGTACGCCGCTACGACCTCGACGCGGTCCACTTCGACGACTACTTCTACCCGTACCCGGTCGCCGGGCAGGTCTTCGACGACGACGCGGCGTACGAGGCGCACGGCGGCGGCTTCCCGGACCGCGCCACGTGGCGGCGGAACAACATCGACCTGCTGGTCCGCGAGATGTCCGCGCGGATCAGGGCGGTCAAGCCGGGCGTGAAGTTCGGCATCAGCCCCTTCGGGATCTGGCGCAACGCCACCACCGACCCGCTCGGCTCCGACACGCGCGGCCTCCAGACGTACGACGACCTGCACGCCGACACCCGCAAGTGGATCAAGGAGCGGTGGATCGACTACGTCGTCCCGCAGCTCTACTGGCACATCGGCTTCGGCGCCGCCGACTACGCCGCGCTCGTCCCGTGGTGGAACGACGTGGTGCGCGGCACGGGCGTCCATCTGTACGTGGGGGAGGGCCTGTACCGGGCCGGGGACCCGGCGGCGCCCGCCCCGTGGCAGGACCCGGCCGAGCTGTCCCGGCACCTCACCTTCGCAGCCGACCACGACCAGGTGCTGGGGCACGCCTTCTTCGGCGCGCGGGACGTCGTCGCGGACCGGATCGGGGCGATGGCCAGGGTCGTGGCCGACCACTATCCGACGCCGGTCCGCCCTCCGGGCTGGTGACGCGCGGGCGCGGTCAGGGGCGCGCCTTGAACTCCCCCTTGTGACGTACGGCGGCGTCCGGGCCCGGGGACACGACGGCCTCGTGCCCGTCGTCGTCGAACTTGACGCGGTACGGCGGGTGGCCGTGGTCGCCGAGGACCTCGACGATCTCGGCCGTGCGGTCGTGCTGCCCGACCACCCGGCCGTGCACCAGCAGCTTGTCGCCCACGGTTGCTTCCATCGGGAGTGACCTCCTCGCGCCGGATTATCCGTATCTGGGAGTCTACGTCCGCAGGTGTGTCCCGCGTCACTCGAGACCGCGGCGCACGGCTCAGAAGACGGGCACCGACCCCGTCCGGAACTCCGCCCCGTCCAGCAGCTCCGGCGTCAGCCGCACCCCCGTCATCCGCTCCGCCAGGGCGAACGCCGCCTCCGTCGTGGCCTCCAGGTCCCCGTCGTCCTCGCGCAGGTCGAAGCCCACCTCCCGCATCAGTGCCACCGCCCCGTCCGGGTCGGCGCCGTCCCGCGCGTACGGGAACAGCGGCTCGAAGTGCAGCCGCAGCTCACCGTCCACGTACCGGCTGAAGTGGTCCACCGCGTTCACGTTCCGGAAGTGCGTCACCAGCTCGGTGTCGCGCGACAGGGGGACGGCCGCCTCGTCGAGGCTGCCCAGATAGCCGTTCGGCTCGACCACCAGCGTCCAGCCGTCCACCTCGCAGACGCCCAGGAAGTGCCGCTCGCCCCCGGACTCCTTCCACGCCTCCGCCGCGGCCTCGACCAGCGCGGGTATGCCCGTCACCCGCCCGTCGGCGCGCGCCCGCAACCGCCGCAGCGCCTCCTCGGGGGAGACCGCGTGGACCAGCGTCAGGCAGTACGCCTCGATGAGCTCCGGGCAGTGGTCGCCGAGCCAGCGGTAGTCGGCAGCAGTCGCGTTCATGTCTCCGATCGTGGCACCCGCCACTGACAACGGGGCTGCGCCCTGCAAACGTTCGACCATGACGGAGACGATCGCTTTCGGCTCGTACGAGATTTCGACCGACCCTGCCCGTCTCGACCGGACCCGCATCCACCAATGGCTGTCGACGGACACGTACTGGGCGCGCGGGCGCGGCCGGGAGAAGCAGGACCGGGCCGTGGACGGCTCGCTCAACTTCGGCGCGTACGACACGCGCAGCGGCGAGATGGCCGCCTACGCGCGCGTGGTGACCGATCTCGCGACGTTCGCGTGGCTCTGCGACGTCTACGTCGAGCCGGCGGCGCGCGGGGCCGGGCTCGGCACGGCGCTGGTGGCGGCGGTCCGCGACCACCTCGCCCCGCACGGTCTGAGCCGCGTCATGCTGGCCACCGAGGACGCCCACGGCGTGTACGAGAACATCGGATTCAGGCCCCTGGACGACCCGCGCCGCTGGATGATCCTGGATCCCCGGTAGCCCGGCCACCAGGCGGGTGCCGCTGCGGCCACGCGCTCGCGCGAGGTCCTCGTCCAGGGCGCCCAAGGGCGGCGGAACCCGCACGGGCGCCGCCGGTCGCGGCAGCCGTCCCCGGGCCGGGCGCCCGCCGGCCGCGGCAGCACCCGCTAGCCTGAACCTCACGATGAACCGTTTGTCCACGGCCTGGGGCGACCTCGCCCTCACCCGCTTCCCCGACCACCCCCGCGACCCGCTCCGCGCCTGGGACGCCGCCGACGAGTACCTGCTGCGGCACCTCGCCGAGCCGGACGCCCCGCCGCTCCAGGGCACCGTGGCCGTGGTCGGCGACCGCTGGGGCGCGCTGACCACCGCCCTGGCCGGCCACCCGTTCCCCGCCGGGCTGGTCCAGATCACCGACTCGTACCTCGGCCGCGAGGCCACCCGCGCCAACCTCGCGCGCGCGGGCCACCCGGAGGACCGCGTACGGCTCCTCACCACCCAGGACACCCCGCCCGCCCGGATCGACGTCCTGCTGGTCCGCGTTCCCAAGAGCCTGGCGCTCCTGGAGGACCAGCTGCACCGCCTCGCGCCCGCCCTGCACGCCGGGACGGCCGTCATCGGCACGGGCATGGTCAAGGAGATCCACACCTCCACGCTCACCCTCTTCGAGCGGATCGTCGGCCCCACCCGCACCTCCCTCGCGGTGAGGAAGGCCCGGCTCATCCACAGCACCCCCGACCCGGCCCTCCACCGCCCCGCCAACCCGTGGCCGCACCGGTACGCCCTGCCCGGCGACGCCCCGGCGGTGGCCGGACGGACCGTCGTCAACCACGCGGGCGTCTTCTGCGCCGACCGCCTCGACATCGGCACCCGCCTGTTCCTGGCGCACCTGCCGACCGGCCTCGGCGCCGCCCGCGTCCTCGACCTGGGCTGCGGCAACGGCGTGGTGGGCCTGGCCGTCGCGGTCGGGGAACCGGACGCCGAGGTGATCCTCACGGACGAGTCGTACCAGGCGGTGGCCTCCGCCGAGGAGACGTTCCGTACGTCCGCCCCGCCCGGCACGAAGGCCCGCTTCGTCGTCGGCGACGGCACGGCGGACGTGCCGGACGGCTCGGTCGACGTGGTCCTGAACAACCCGCCGTTCCACAGCCACCAGGCGCTCACCGACGCGACCGCCCGCCGCATGTTCACCGCCGCCCGCCGCGTCCTGCGCAGCGGCGGCGAACTGCGCGTCGTCGGCAACCGGCACCTGGGCTACCACGTGACGCTGCGCCGCGTGTTCGGCAACTGCGAGGTCGTCGGCAGCGACCCGAAGTTCGTGGTGCTGCGCGCCGTCAAGCGCTGACCTTCCGGGCCGCCTCCGCCGCGCCCCGCGCCCCGGCGGTCCCCTCCGCCCCGGCGGACCTGGCGCGGCGGTGCGCGGCCACCCGTTCGCGGGTCGCGCACCGCCGCGAGCAGTACCGGCGCGGCACCCCGCTGCCCAGCGCCAGATACACCCGCCCGCAGCCAGGCGCCGCGCACAGCCCGCCCGGCGGCCGCTGACGGTCCCACACGAGCACCGTCAGGCACAGGCACGACGACGCCAGGAACCACTCGCCCCACGGGGCGTCGTCCGACGCGTCCAGATGCGGGTGCCAGGGGCTGCCGCCGCCGTGCGAGGTGAGCCGCAGCGGGCCGGGGCCCCGCGCGAGGAGCCGGTTCAGCTCCGCGACGGCCGCGTCGAGCCCGTCGGCCGCGAACACCCGGCGCAGCGCGAGCGCCGCGTCCCGCATCTCCGCCACATCCCGCCCGGACACGCTGACCGGCTCGTCCTCGCCGTGCTCCCGCAGCAGCCGGGCGATCGCGTCGGGCGCGGGGTCGTCGCGGGTGAGGGCGTTGACGAGGGCCTCGGTGCGGCGGGCGACGGCCCTCACCGAGTGGCGGGACGAGCGGTCATCGGCGTACACCCCGGCAATGTAACGCATCTGGTGTGGTTTTCCGTTACGCACGTAACGTGCCGGGCGTGAGAGACCGTTACGCCCTCGCGTGGTACGCGACCGGCGCCGCCCTGGCCCGTACGGGCGACGAGATGGCGGGGCCCGCGCTGCTCCTGGCCGGGCTCGCCGCCACCGGATCGTCCGCCACCGCCTCCGCCCTGCTCGCCGCGAGCACGGCCGCCGCCGCCGTCGCAGGCCCCGTCCTGGGCGCCCTCCTCGACCGCTCGGCGCGCCCGGAACGGCTGCTCGCCGGGGCGCTCGCGGGCTACGCGACGTGCCTCGTCGCCGTACTCGTGTGCCTCGGGCGCGCCCCGGCGGCCGTACCGCTCGTGATCGCGGCCGTCTCCGGGCCGCTCGCCCCGGCCCTGTCGGGCGGCTGGACGGCCCAGCTGCCCCGCGTGGCCGCCCCGGCGGCCCTGCCCCGCGCCACGGCCCTCGACGCGATGACCTTCCACATGGCGGCCCTCGCCGGACCCGCCCTCGTCGCCGGGGCAGCCATGTCGTACGGCTCCGGACCCGCCGTCCTCACAGCGGCGGCCCTCCTCGCCCTGGCCGCCACCGCCGTCCCGCGCCCGTCAGCCGCCGCACCGGCCCCGCCCGCCTCGGGTACGCCGACCCCGCCCGGCCGCCTGGCCACAGACATCGGCGACGGGTTCCGGGCGCTGGTGCGGACGCCGGTGCTGGGCCGGGTGACCGCCGCGTCCGTGGTGTCCTGCGCGGGGCAGGGCGTCCTGGTGGCCTGTACGCCGTTGCTGGGCCAGCGGTACCTCGGCGGGGCCGGGTACGGGGCGCTGCTCCTCGCCGTACTCGCGGCTTCCGCCCTCGCCGCGAACGCCCTGCTCGCGCGGCTCACCGGGCAGCCGGCCCCCGAGTCGGTGTTCCGCGCGGCGACGCTCCTCCAGGGCGCCGCCCTGCTGTTCGCCGCTGCCGCGGGTCACCCCGCCCCGCTGGTTGCGGCCGCGGTGCTCGCCGGCCTGGGGGAGGGGCCGCAGCTGACGGCGCTGTTCGCGGTCCGGCACCGGGAGGCGCCGCCCCGGCTGCGCGCCCAGGTCTTCACGACCGGCGCCAGTTTGAAGACCAGCGGCTTCGCGCTCGGCGCGGCGGTCGCGGGCCCGCTCGCGGACGCCTCACTGCCGGGTGCCCTCCTGACGGCCGGTGCCGTGCAGCTCCTCGCGGTCGCCGTCAGCGCTCCGGCAGGGCGGTCCCGCACCGGGCGCAGTACCGCACCTCGGCCCCCTCGGGCGCCAGGCGGCCGCACTCGGGGCACACCCGGTCCAGCAGACACGCCGGTTCACCGCCCCGCTCCCGCTCGGCCCCGCCCGCCCGGCCGATCGTCATACCGGGACGCCGACGGTGCACCGTGAGGTAGTCGAGCCCGTGCGGCCCCGCCGCCAGCCCCCGCCGGGCGCCGCACGGCAGCCACACGACGCACCCGGCCTCCAGAGCCTCCGGCTCCGCCCCGCCGCCCGTCTCCAGCCGCCCCTGGCCGCTCACCACGAACACCAGCACGTCCAAGTCGGGCTCCACGTGGACGGCCACCTCGGCACCCGGGGCGAGCCGCACCACGTTCGCGTCGAGCTGCCGCTCCTGGACGGGGAGCCGCCACAGGGCGCCGCCCTGGTCGGCGGGCATCGCGCGTACGAGATCGGCCATTCGGGCGAGCACGCTCGCCTCCGGGGACGCTGCCACGTTGTTCCTCCCGAGAACACGAACACGGGGTGAGGGCCCCCGGATCGTAGCGAGTCCCCGCCGCCCGACACGCCCACCCACCGCACCGGCACGCCCACCGCGCCGCGCCGCGAACGCCGAACGCGACACACCGCGCCGCCCCGGCCCGTACCGCTCGCCCAATACCCCTTCAGCGCGGCCGCGCGCCCAGCTCCCGTACCGCCTTCTCCAGCCGCTCCTGCCGCGCCCCGGGCGTGCGGGCCTGGAGCAGCGGCAGGATCACCAGGTACCGGGCCGTGCGGTCCAGCGCCTCGAACGCCTGGCGGGCCCCGGGCGCCGCGTCGAGCGCCGCCGCCAGATCGGGCGGTACGGTCGCCGTCCGCTGGGACTCGTACGCGGCGGCCCACCGCCCGTCCTCCTGCGCCCTGCGCACCTCGGCGAGGCCCGGCTCCCGCATGCGCCCGGCGGCGGTCAGCTCGGCGACCCGGTCCACGTTGACCTGGGACCACAGGCTGCGCGGACGGCGCGGCACGTACTTCTGGAGGTAGTACGTCTCGTCGTACGCCCTGCGCTGTCCCGAGATCCAGCCGTAGCAGAGCCCCACGTCCACCAGCTCGGCGTCCGTGACGGACGGGACGCCCGACTTCTTCTTCGCCACCTTCACCCACACGCCCTCCTGGCGCGTGTGGTGCCGCTCCAGCCACTCCTCGAACGCCCCGGCGTCCCGGAAGACGACGACTTCCACCCCGTTCAGCTCATCCATGCGCCCACGCTATCCACCCGGCGGAATCCGCGAGCCCCCTCGCCGCGGCCCGGGCAGGATGCCCCCGTGAACCCTCTCCTGCGCGCTCTCGCCACCAACCCGGCCCTGCCGCCCGAGTTGATCGACCGGCTCACCCGGACCGGGTGCGCCGATGTCACCGACGCTCTGGCCGCGCGCGAGGACCTCGGACACGCGCAGGCGGTCGCGCTCGCCGCGCACGCCGACGAAACAGCGGCAGGGCTCGCTCACTCGGGCAGGCTGACCGCCGCCGACATCGATCCCGCCGCCCAGCCGTACGCCGCCCTCGCCCTGCTCGACGAGGGCACCGGCAGCCCGCGGTGGGCCCGCCTCTTCGCCGCGCACCCGGTCGTGGAGCACCGGGAGAGGCTGGCCGCCTGCCCCGGCCTCCCGCCCGACGTGGTGGAGACGCTCGCCGCCGACCCGGACGTACGCGTCGTCGCCGAACTCGCGCTGTGGACGACCGGCGACGTGGCGGCACGGCTCGCGCGCCACCCGCACGCCGAGGTCCGCAGCGCGGTGGCGGCCAACGAGGCCACGCCGCCGAACGTGCTGGCGGCCCTGGTGACGGGGGAGGGGCTGCCGCCCGCGCGGCGGTGCGCGGTCTGCGACCGGGAGGCCACGCCGTTCCTCCACGACCCGCACTGCGCCCGGCCCGACTGCGTTCTGCGGCCGGGCGCGGCGTGCGACGGCTCGCACCAGTCCACCGCCCACGAGATGTACGTGAGGGCGCTCGCCAACCCGGCCACACCGGCCGCCGCCGTCGTCGGCTTCGCCGACCACCCTTCGACGCTGCTGCGCCGACAGCTCGCCGCCCGCACCGACCTGCCGCGCTGGGTGTGCGGGCGGCTCGCCGGTGATCCCGCCCCGGGTGTCCGGGCCGAGGTCGCGGCGAATCCCGTGATCGGCGAGGCCCTGACGCGTCTCCTCGCCGCGGACCGCGACCCGGAGGTGCGACGCGGACTGGCGTTCAACCCCCGCGTGCCGCTCGACGTGCTCATGTCCCTGGCCGGTGCCGTGAGGACCGGCACGACGCTGCTGCCGCGGATAGCCGCCGCCTCTCCCGCCGAGGTGGAGACGCTGGCGACGGCGCCGGATCCGGCCGTACGAGCGCTCCTGGCCGAGCGGCGCGACCTGCCGGACGACATCCGGGACGCGCTCGCGGCCGACACGGACGCCAAGGTGGTGAAGTCCGCCGCCCGGCACCCGGGCCTGTCCGGGGCCACGCTCAGGGCCATGCTGGACCGGCACGGAGACCAGGTCGTCGCGGGGGTGGCGGGCAACCCGGACGCCCCGCCTCCGCTCCTGGAGGACCTGGC
This genomic window from Streptomyces thermolilacinus SPC6 contains:
- a CDS encoding DUF6461 domain-containing protein, with translation MNATAADYRWLGDHCPELIEAYCLTLVHAVSPEEALRRLRARADGRVTGIPALVEAAAEAWKESGGERHFLGVCEVDGWTLVVEPNGYLGSLDEAAVPLSRDTELVTHFRNVNAVDHFSRYVDGELRLHFEPLFPYARDGADPDGAVALMREVGFDLREDDGDLEATTEAAFALAERMTGVRLTPELLDGAEFRTGSVPVF
- a CDS encoding methyltransferase, whose translation is MNRLSTAWGDLALTRFPDHPRDPLRAWDAADEYLLRHLAEPDAPPLQGTVAVVGDRWGALTTALAGHPFPAGLVQITDSYLGREATRANLARAGHPEDRVRLLTTQDTPPARIDVLLVRVPKSLALLEDQLHRLAPALHAGTAVIGTGMVKEIHTSTLTLFERIVGPTRTSLAVRKARLIHSTPDPALHRPANPWPHRYALPGDAPAVAGRTVVNHAGVFCADRLDIGTRLFLAHLPTGLGAARVLDLGCGNGVVGLAVAVGEPDAEVILTDESYQAVASAEETFRTSAPPGTKARFVVGDGTADVPDGSVDVVLNNPPFHSHQALTDATARRMFTAARRVLRSGGELRVVGNRHLGYHVTLRRVFGNCEVVGSDPKFVVLRAVKR
- a CDS encoding YdeI/OmpD-associated family protein encodes the protein MDELNGVEVVVFRDAGAFEEWLERHHTRQEGVWVKVAKKKSGVPSVTDAELVDVGLCYGWISGQRRAYDETYYLQKYVPRRPRSLWSQVNVDRVAELTAAGRMREPGLAEVRRAQEDGRWAAAYESQRTATVPPDLAAALDAAPGARQAFEALDRTARYLVILPLLQARTPGARQERLEKAVRELGARPR
- a CDS encoding cupin domain-containing protein, translated to MAASPEASVLARMADLVRAMPADQGGALWRLPVQERQLDANVVRLAPGAEVAVHVEPDLDVLVFVVSGQGRLETGGGAEPEALEAGCVVWLPCGARRGLAAGPHGLDYLTVHRRRPGMTIGRAGGAERERGGEPACLLDRVCPECGRLAPEGAEVRYCARCGTALPER
- a CDS encoding DUF1918 domain-containing protein, whose translation is MEATVGDKLLVHGRVVGQHDRTAEIVEVLGDHGHPPYRVKFDDDGHEAVVSPGPDAAVRHKGEFKARP
- a CDS encoding glycoside hydrolase family 10 protein, which translates into the protein MGHKGGGIGRRGLVAGATGLVASLLVSGDATGAAGPWGNGNGTGHGHGGRGGDGDRRGDGKGRRGGLRAEEFRGMWVATVTNRDWPSRTGLSAAEQRAELTALLDQAVKRRLNVVILQVRPTADALWPSPYEPWAQCLTGVQGRDPGWDPLGTAVAEAHRRGLQLHAWFNPYRVAVHADPSRLAADHPARRNPDWAVPYGGKLYYNPGLPQVRRFVQDAMLDAVRRYDLDAVHFDDYFYPYPVAGQVFDDDAAYEAHGGGFPDRATWRRNNIDLLVREMSARIRAVKPGVKFGISPFGIWRNATTDPLGSDTRGLQTYDDLHADTRKWIKERWIDYVVPQLYWHIGFGAADYAALVPWWNDVVRGTGVHLYVGEGLYRAGDPAAPAPWQDPAELSRHLTFAADHDQVLGHAFFGARDVVADRIGAMARVVADHYPTPVRPPGW
- a CDS encoding GNAT family N-acetyltransferase, translating into MTETIAFGSYEISTDPARLDRTRIHQWLSTDTYWARGRGREKQDRAVDGSLNFGAYDTRSGEMAAYARVVTDLATFAWLCDVYVEPAARGAGLGTALVAAVRDHLAPHGLSRVMLATEDAHGVYENIGFRPLDDPRRWMILDPR
- a CDS encoding CGNR zinc finger domain-containing protein, which translates into the protein MRYIAGVYADDRSSRHSVRAVARRTEALVNALTRDDPAPDAIARLLREHGEDEPVSVSGRDVAEMRDAALALRRVFAADGLDAAVAELNRLLARGPGPLRLTSHGGGSPWHPHLDASDDAPWGEWFLASSCLCLTVLVWDRQRPPGGLCAAPGCGRVYLALGSGVPRRYCSRRCATRERVAAHRRARSAGAEGTAGARGAAEAARKVSA